Part of the Burkholderia sp. FERM BP-3421 genome, CATAATCGAGGAGCTCCTGATGATGCTGTCCCGTCTTTCGTCCATCTCCCTCGCCGCCGCGCTGCTGGTCGCCGGCGCCGCGCACGCTGACACCGTGAAGATCGCCTTTGCCGGCCCGATGAGCGGCTCGGTCGCCCAGTACGGCGACATGGTCAAGGCCGGCGTGCTGACGGCGGTCGAGCAGATCAACGCCGCCGGCGGCGCGGGCGGCAACAAGCTCGAAGTGGTGATGATGGACGACGCCTGCGAGCCGAAGCAGGCCGTCGCCGTCGCCAACAAGATCGTGAGCCAGAAGATCAAGTACGTGATCGGCCACGTGTGCTCGGGCTCGACGATCCCCGCGTCCGACATCTACGAGAACGAAGGCATCGTGATGGTCACGCCGTCGGCCACCGCGCCGCAGCTGACCGAGAACAAGAAGCGCAAGTTCATCTTCCGCACGATCGGCCGCGACGACCAGCAGGGGCCGGCCGCCGCGCAGTACATCATCACCAGGGTCAAGCCGAAGAAGGTCGCGGTGCTGCACGACAAGCAGTCGTACGGCCAGGGCATCGCGACGTCGGTGAAGAAGGACCTCGAAGCGGCGAAGATCCCGGTCGTGCTGTTCGAAGGCATCAACGCGGGCGATTCCGACTACTCGGCGACCATCACCAAGCTCAAGTCGCAAGGCGTCGACTTCGTGTACTTCGGCGGCTACCACCCGGAAATGGGCCTGCTGCTGCGCCAGGCGCGCGAGCAGGGCGTGAAGGCCGTGTTCATGGGACCGGAAGGCGTCGGCAACAAGGACGTGACGGCGATCGCCGGCCCGGCGTCGGAAGGCATGCTCGTCACGCTGCCCGCCGACTTCACGGCCGACCCGGCCAACGCGGCGCTCGTGAAGGCGTTCGCGGACAAGAAGCGCGACCCGAACGGCCCGTTCCAGATGCCGGCGTACTCGGCCGTCAAGATCATCGCCGACTCGATCACGGGCGCGAAGAGCACCGATCCGACCAAGGTGGCCGCGTACATGCACCAGCACAGCTTCGACACGCCGATCGGCAAGGTGGCCTACGATCCCCAGGGCGACCTGAAGGCGTTCAAGTTCGTGGTCTATACGTGGCACAAGGACGCCACCAAGACGGCCGCTAACTAAACCGGCGTTCCCCCCGCCCATCGCGCGCCCCGCCGGATTCGCGCGGGGCGCGCGCGCATGGGCGCGCCGCATGATCGGCGCGCCGGCCGGGCGGGGTATCGAGATCGCGCGCCGTCCGCCCTTGCGGCGCGGCGCGAACGGGGGTTTCCCGCATGACAGACTTCTTTCCGCAATTCGCCCAGCAGCTGGTCAACGGCCTGACGCTGGGTGCGATCTATGCGCTGATCGCCATCGGCTACTCGATGGTCTATGGGATCATCGGCATGATCAATTTCGCCCACGGCGAGATCTACATGATCGGCGCGTACGTGGGCCTCGTCACGCTGACCGCGATCGGCGTGTCGGCCGGCTATCCGCTGCCGCTCGTGCTCGGCGCGGCGCTCATCGTGTCGGTGCTCGTGACCGGGCTGTACGGGTTCGCGATCGAACGCGTCGCGTACCGGCCGCTGCGCGGCGGGCCGCGGCTCGTGCCGCTGATCTCCGCGATCGGCATGTCGATCTTCCTGCAGAACTACGTGCAGATCGGCCAGGGCGCGCGCGACGTGTCGGTGCCGGTGCTGATCTCGGGCGCGTTCGACATCCATCTCGGCGGCGACTTCGACGTCACCGTGCCGTATTCGCGCCTCCTGATCGTCTGCGTGACGATCGTGCTGATGATCGCGCTCACGCTGTTCATCGCGCATTCGCGCATGGGCCGCGCGTGCCGCGCATGTGCCGAGGACATGCGGATGGCCAACCTGCTCGGCATCGACACCAACCGCGTGATCTCGTTCACCTTCGTGCTCGGCGCGATGCTCGCGGCGGTCGGCGGCGTGCTGATCGGCCTCACGATCGGCAAGCTCAATCCATACATCGGCTTCGTCGCGGGGATCAAGGCGTTCACCGCGGCCGTGCTGGGCGGCATCGGCAGCATCCCCGGCGCGATGCTGGGCGGCGTGCTGCTCGGCCTGGCCGAAACCTTCGCATCCGGCTACATGCCCGCCGAATACAAGGACGTGGTGGCCTTCGGCCTCCTCGTGCTGATTCTCCTGTTCCGCCCGACCGGCCTGCTCGGCAAGTCGGACATCGAAAAGGTCTGAGGGACGCAGATGAATCAATCCATCACTACGCCGCGCGGCGCGTCGCCCGCGCTCGGCGCGGGCCAGTCGCTCAAGAACGCGGTGACGGCCGCTGTGCTCACGGCGCTCCTCACGATTCCCGTGCTGGGCCTGCAGCTGAAGCTCGACGGCTACCAGGTGGTGCTCGAAGCGCACTGGCGGCCGGTCTGGATCGCGGTCGCCGCGGTCTTCCTGTTCCAGCTGTTCAAGCCGGCCCTCGCGCGCGCGAAGGCGAGCCTGCCGCTGCCCAAGGTCGCGCCGCTCGGCGCGCAGCATCAGCGCGCGATCATCTGGGCGCTGGTCGCGGTCGGCTTCGTGTGGCCGTTCTTCGGCTCGCGCGGTGCGGTCGACGTCGCGACGCTCGCGCTGATCTACGTGATCCTCGGGCTCGGCCTGAACATCGTGGTCGGCTACGCGGGCCTGCTCGATCTCGGCTATGTCGGGTTCTACGCGGTCGGCGGCTATACCTACGCGATGCTGAACCAGTACTTCGGGCTCACGTTCTGGGAGTGCCTGCCGCTCGCCGCGCTCGCGGCGGCGCTGTTCGGCTTCCTGCTCGGCTTCCCGGTGCTGCGGCTGCGCGGCGACTATCTCGCGATCGTCACGCTCGGCTTCGGCGAGATCATCCGCCTGCTCGCGAACAACCTGACCAGCCTGACGGGCGGCCCGGACGGCATCTCGGGGATCCCGAAGCCCACCGTGTTCGGCTTCGAGATGGCGCGCAGCGCGAGCGTCGAGGGCGCGAAGACCTTCCACGAGCTGCTCGGCCTCGAATACAGCGGCGAGCACATGGTGATCTTCCTGTACCTGCTGGCGCTCGTGCTGGTGTGCTTCACGCTGTTCGTCACGAGCCGGCTGATCCGCATGCCGATGGGCCGGGCCTGGGAAGCGCTGCGCGACGACGAGATCGCGTGCCGTTCGCTCGGCCTGAACCCGACCCGCATCAAGCTGTCGGCGTTCACGCTCGGCGCGTCGTTCGCCGGTCTCGGCGGCGCGTTCTTCGCGGCGCGCCAGGGGCTCGTCAATCCGGAGTCGTTCACCTTCATCGAATCGGCGCTGATCCTCGCGATCGTGGTGCTGGGCGGCATGGGCTCGCAGCTCGGCGTGATCCTCGCGGCGATCCTGCTGACCGTGCTGCCCGAAGTCGCGCGCGGCTTCGCCGAGTACCGGATGCTGATCTTCGGTCTCGTGATGGTGTTGATGATGATCTGGCGTCCGCAGGGCCTGCTGCCCGCGAGCCGTCCCCACGTGGAGCTGCCGCAATGACCGCGCAATCCGACATGTTGAAGGTGACCGGGTTGCAGATGCGCTTCGGCGGGCTGCTCGCGGTCGACGGCATCGATTTCGACGTGCGTCGCGACGAGGTGTTCGCGATCATCGGCCCGAACGGTGCGGGCAAGACCACGGTGTTCAATTGCGTCGGCGGCTTCTACCGGCCGACGGCGGGCGACATCGTGCTCGACGGCCAGCCGATCGCGGGCCTGTCGAGCCACCAGATCGCGCGCAGGGGGCTCGTGCGCACGTTCCAGAACATCCGCTTGTTCCGCTCGCTGACGGTGGTCGAGAACCTGCTCGTCGCGCAGCACCGCCAGGTGAAGTCGGGGCTGCTGCACGGGCTGTTCGCGACGCCCGCCTACCGGCGCGCGGAGCGCGAGGCGCTCGAACGCGCGGCGCTGTGGCTCGAACGCATGAACCTGACGGCGGTGGCGAACCGTCCGGCGGGCACGCTCTCGTACGGCCATCAGCGGCGGCTCGAAATCGCCCGCTGCATGATCACCGAGCCGCGCCTGCTGCTGCTCGACGAGCCGGCGGCCGGCCTGAACCCGCAGGAGAAGGTCGAGCTGCAGCACCTGATCGACCGGCTGCGCCGCGAGTTCGGCGTGGCGGTGCTGCTGATCGAGCATGACATGAGCCTCGTGATGGGGGTGTCGGACCGCATCCTCGTGATGGAGCACGGCCGGCCGATCGTGATCGGCGCACCCGAGGCGGTGCGCAACGATCCGCGCGTGATCAAGGCCTATCTGGGGGAGGAGTGATGCTGAAGCTGGAACAGGTCCACACGCATTACGGCGCGATCGAGGCGCTGTCGGGCGTGTCGATCGAAGTGAACAAGGGCGAGATCGTCACGCTGATCGGCAGCAACGGCGCGGGCAAGACGACGCTGATGATGACCGTGTGCGGCACGCCGCGCGCGTCGCGCGGCCGCGTGCTGTTCGAGGGGCAGGACATCACCGGCATGCCGACCCACGAGATCATGCGCCGCGGGCTCGCGATCTCGCCGGAAGGGCGGCGCGTGTTCCCGAGCCTGACCGTGCTCGAGAACCTCAAGATGGGCGCGTTCTTTTCGAGCCGCGACGAGATCGAGGCAGGGATCGAGCACGTGTACCGGCTGTTTTCGCGCCTGAAGGAGCGCTCCGCGCAGCGCGCGGGCACGATGTCGGGCGGCGAGCAGCAGATGCTCGCGATCGGCCGCGCGCTGATGAGCCGGCCGCGCCTCCTGCTGCTCGACGAACCGACGCTCGGCCTCGCGCCGCTCGTGATCGCGCAGATCTTCGACATCATCCGCACGATCCGCGACGAAGGCGTGACGGTGTTCCTCGTCGAGCAGAACGCCAACAAGGCGCTGCACGTGGCCGATCGCGGCTACGTGCTGGAGACCGGCCGGGTGGTGCTCGCCGATACCGGCGCGAACCTGCTCGCGAACGACCGCATCAAGAGCGCGTATCTCGGCGGCTGACGCCGGGCGGGCGGCTCCGGCCGCCCGCTTCCCGCTTCCCGCCGCTTACTTGCGCGCGGCGAGCCACGCCGCGATCTCCGGCCACGCGTCGCGCAGCGTGTGTGATCCCATGAACAGTCCGATGTGCCCGCCCGGCACGGTGCGGCTCGTCACCTGGCCGACCGGCGTGCCGACGTGCTTGCGCGCGTCGAGCACCTGCTCGGGCGTGGTGATGTCGTCCGATTCGCCGGCCAGCAGATAGACGGGGCAGGTGATGCGGCGCAGATCGAGCGTCTGGCCCAGTGCGACGAATTCGCCCTTCGCGAGCCGGTTTTCCTTGAACAGCTGCACGATCGCCTGCAGATACCAGCGGCCGGGCAGGTCGATCGGCTGCTCGTACCAGCTCGCGAACGCCTCTTCCTTGCGCAGGTAGGCCGGATCGTCGAGGTGTTCGTAGAGATCGATGTGCTCGCGCAGGTAGTGCATCTCCGGATGCATGTTCTTCCAGCCGCGCAGCATGAAGCGGCCGCGCATCAGCCCGCCGCCCAGCTTCACCAGCTCCTCGTAGAACGAGGTCGGGTAGCTGTGCGCCATCCGCTTGATCGGGCCGTCGCCCGCGTCGGTGTCGATCGGCGAACCGGCCAGCACGAGGCTCGCGACCTTGTGCGGAAAGCGCGCCGCGTACATCGCGACCAGCCAGCCGCCCTGGCACAGGCCGACCAGGTTCACGCGGCCGCCGACCTCGTCGACGCACACGTTCAGCTCCGCGAGGTACTGGTCGATTTCGAGATCCTTCATGTCCTCCGTCGCCGAGCGCCAGTCGGTCATGAAGAGGCGCGTCACGCCGTGGCTGCGCAGCGTTTCCATCAGGCTCTGGCCCGGCTGGTAGTCGGCGATCATCGAACTGTGGCCCGCATAGGGCGGATCGACGATGGTCGGTATGCCGTCCGCGGGCGCGACGGAGTAGTCGCGGAACACCATCGTGCGCAGTTCGAGCAGCGGCCGGTTCTCCGAGGCGAGCGTCGGGTGCAGCTCGAAATGGAGCTTCTCTTCCTCGGCGAGAAACTGCAGGTTGCGCGCCGACAGATCGGCGCCCGCCTTGAACATCGCGGCGGCGGCGGCCATCGGCCAGAACAGCGGCAGGGCGGGGGTGAAGGGCGTAGCGGTCGGGAGCGCTTCCGTGGTCGACATGGCGGGTCAGTCCGAAAGAGACGGCGTAGGGACGCGCGCACGATCCAGCAACTGCCGGGTATGGCGCGCGATCATCAGGTTTTCGTCGGTCGGGATCACGCGCACGGTCGTGCGCGAGGCGGGCGCGCTCACGATCGCATTGCCGCGCGCGTTCGCGTCGTCGTCGAGCGCGATGCCGAGCCAGGCGGCGCGCCGGCACACGCGCTCGCGCACCGGCGGCGCGTGTTCGCCGATGCCGGCCGTGAACACCAGCAGGTCGAGCCCGCCCAGCACGCCCGCGAGCGCAGCCAGCTCGCGCGCGATCCGGTACGCGAACAGCTCGATCGCGTGATGCGCGGCGGGTGCATCGCTCGCGAGCAGCGTGCGCATGTCGCTCGACATGCCCGATACGCCGAGCAGCCCCGATTCCGCGTAGAGCAGGTGCTCGACGTCGTCGAGCGTGCGGCCGGGCTCGCGCAGCAGGTACAGCACCGCGCCCGGATCGAGCGCGCCGGTGCGGGTGCCCATCGGCAGGCCGTCGACGGCCGTGAAGCCCATCGTCGTCGCGACGCTCGCACCGTGTTCGAGTGCGCACAGGCTCGCGCCGTTGCCGAGATGCGCGACCACCGTGCGGCGCGTGCGCCATGCCGGGTCGAGGCGATCGAGCGCGGTCGTGATGTACTCGTAGGACAGCCCGTGGAAACCGTAGCGCACGATGCCCTGCTCGGTCAGCGCGCGCGGCAGCGCGAACTCGCGCTCGAGCGCGGGCAGCGTGTGATGGAACGCGGTGTCGAAGCAGGCGACCTGCGGCAGGTCGGGCGCGATCGCGCTGACCGCGCGGATCGCATCGACGTGGTGCGGCTGGTGCAGCGGCGCGAGCGGGGCGAGCGCGGCGATCGCATCGAGCACCGCGTGGTCGATCCGCACCGGCGCGGAAAACCGCCGGCCGCCGTGCACCACGCGATGGCCGACGCCGTCGAAGCCGGCCTCGACACCGACATGGTCGACGAACCACGCGTGCAGCGCTTCGATCGCGCCGTGATGACCGGCGCAGGCGAGCGGCTGGTCGGCGAGCAGCGCGCCGTGCGCGTCGCGCACCACGAGACGGGGCGCCTGCTGCAGCGGCTCGATTTCGCCATGCAGCGCGGCGCGCAGCGCGCGGTCGGGGAGCGTTTCGTAGACCGAGAACTTCAGGCTCGACGAGCCCGCGTTCAGCACCAGGATCGGGGCGCGCATCGCGGCCTCCTCAGGCGGGGCGCGCGACGGCGCGCGTCGCATGCGCGTGCAGCGCGGCCACCGCGCAGCTCGCGAGCCGGGTGCGCTCGCTGTCGGCGCGGCTCGTCAGGATGATCGGCACGCGCGCGCCGAGCACGATGCCCGCCGCGTCGGCATTCGCGAGGAAGGTCAGCTCCTTGGCGAGCATGTTGCCGGCTTCGAGGTCGGGCGCGAGCAGGATGTCGGCGTCGCCCGCGACCGGCGAGTCGAGATGCTTGAGCCGCGCAGCCTCGGGATCGATCGCGTTGTCGAGCGCGAGCGGCCCGTCGAGCAGCCCGCCCGTGATCTGGCCGCGCTCGGCCATCTTGCACAGCGCGGCGGCGTCGAGCGTCGACGGCAGTTTCGAACTGACCGTCTCGATCGCCGACAGGATCGCGACCTTCGGCGTATCGATCCCGAGCGTGTGCGCGAGATCGATCGCATTGCGAATGATCTCGGCTTTCTGTTCGAGCGTGGGCCGGATGTTGACCGCCGCGTCGGTGATGAAGATCGGCTTGCGATGGGTGGGCACGTCCATCACGAAGACATGGCTCAGGCGGCGCTCGGTGCGGATTCCGCTGTCCGGGCGGACCACCTCGGCCAGCAGCTCGTCGGTGTGCAGGCTGCCTTTCATCAGCGCCTCGGCTTCACCCGCGCGCACCAGCTCGACCGCGCGCGCCGCCGCCGCATGACTGTGCGGCGCGTCGACCCGGCGGTAGCGGCCGATATCGAGCCGCAGCGTGTCCGCGAGCGCCTCGATGCGGGCGAGGGGGCCGACCAGGATCGGCGTGATGAGGCCGGTGCGCGCCGCGTCGAGCGCGGCTTTCAGCGACGCCTCGTCGCACGGATGCGCGACGGCGACCGTTACCGGGTCCAGCGCGCGGCAGCGGGCGATCAGCGCGTCGTACTTCTCATGCTTGCGAGTCTCGGACATTGGAGTGATTCCTCGAATGCGGCGGGCAGGGGCGGCGCGGACGGAACGGCGGGCGGGCCGCCGCGCGGCGGGGGACAGCCTGATACGGATGACGCGCGGAACGGGGCCGGAGACAGGCCCGGCGCGGACATCGACAGGCATTGTGTCGCGCCTCGTCCAGGCATCCCATGATCTGCGTCAAGCGCCCCTGCGG contains:
- a CDS encoding acetate/propionate family kinase; translation: MRAPILVLNAGSSSLKFSVYETLPDRALRAALHGEIEPLQQAPRLVVRDAHGALLADQPLACAGHHGAIEALHAWFVDHVGVEAGFDGVGHRVVHGGRRFSAPVRIDHAVLDAIAALAPLAPLHQPHHVDAIRAVSAIAPDLPQVACFDTAFHHTLPALEREFALPRALTEQGIVRYGFHGLSYEYITTALDRLDPAWRTRRTVVAHLGNGASLCALEHGASVATTMGFTAVDGLPMGTRTGALDPGAVLYLLREPGRTLDDVEHLLYAESGLLGVSGMSSDMRTLLASDAPAAHHAIELFAYRIARELAALAGVLGGLDLLVFTAGIGEHAPPVRERVCRRAAWLGIALDDDANARGNAIVSAPASRTTVRVIPTDENLMIARHTRQLLDRARVPTPSLSD
- a CDS encoding ABC transporter ATP-binding protein, coding for MLKLEQVHTHYGAIEALSGVSIEVNKGEIVTLIGSNGAGKTTLMMTVCGTPRASRGRVLFEGQDITGMPTHEIMRRGLAISPEGRRVFPSLTVLENLKMGAFFSSRDEIEAGIEHVYRLFSRLKERSAQRAGTMSGGEQQMLAIGRALMSRPRLLLLDEPTLGLAPLVIAQIFDIIRTIRDEGVTVFLVEQNANKALHVADRGYVLETGRVVLADTGANLLANDRIKSAYLGG
- a CDS encoding alpha/beta fold hydrolase, producing MAAAAAMFKAGADLSARNLQFLAEEEKLHFELHPTLASENRPLLELRTMVFRDYSVAPADGIPTIVDPPYAGHSSMIADYQPGQSLMETLRSHGVTRLFMTDWRSATEDMKDLEIDQYLAELNVCVDEVGGRVNLVGLCQGGWLVAMYAARFPHKVASLVLAGSPIDTDAGDGPIKRMAHSYPTSFYEELVKLGGGLMRGRFMLRGWKNMHPEMHYLREHIDLYEHLDDPAYLRKEEAFASWYEQPIDLPGRWYLQAIVQLFKENRLAKGEFVALGQTLDLRRITCPVYLLAGESDDITTPEQVLDARKHVGTPVGQVTSRTVPGGHIGLFMGSHTLRDAWPEIAAWLAARK
- a CDS encoding bifunctional enoyl-CoA hydratase/phosphate acetyltransferase codes for the protein MSETRKHEKYDALIARCRALDPVTVAVAHPCDEASLKAALDAARTGLITPILVGPLARIEALADTLRLDIGRYRRVDAPHSHAAAARAVELVRAGEAEALMKGSLHTDELLAEVVRPDSGIRTERRLSHVFVMDVPTHRKPIFITDAAVNIRPTLEQKAEIIRNAIDLAHTLGIDTPKVAILSAIETVSSKLPSTLDAAALCKMAERGQITGGLLDGPLALDNAIDPEAARLKHLDSPVAGDADILLAPDLEAGNMLAKELTFLANADAAGIVLGARVPIILTSRADSERTRLASCAVAALHAHATRAVARPA
- a CDS encoding branched-chain amino acid ABC transporter substrate-binding protein codes for the protein MMLSRLSSISLAAALLVAGAAHADTVKIAFAGPMSGSVAQYGDMVKAGVLTAVEQINAAGGAGGNKLEVVMMDDACEPKQAVAVANKIVSQKIKYVIGHVCSGSTIPASDIYENEGIVMVTPSATAPQLTENKKRKFIFRTIGRDDQQGPAAAQYIITRVKPKKVAVLHDKQSYGQGIATSVKKDLEAAKIPVVLFEGINAGDSDYSATITKLKSQGVDFVYFGGYHPEMGLLLRQAREQGVKAVFMGPEGVGNKDVTAIAGPASEGMLVTLPADFTADPANAALVKAFADKKRDPNGPFQMPAYSAVKIIADSITGAKSTDPTKVAAYMHQHSFDTPIGKVAYDPQGDLKAFKFVVYTWHKDATKTAAN
- a CDS encoding high-affinity branched-chain amino acid ABC transporter permease LivM, which encodes MNQSITTPRGASPALGAGQSLKNAVTAAVLTALLTIPVLGLQLKLDGYQVVLEAHWRPVWIAVAAVFLFQLFKPALARAKASLPLPKVAPLGAQHQRAIIWALVAVGFVWPFFGSRGAVDVATLALIYVILGLGLNIVVGYAGLLDLGYVGFYAVGGYTYAMLNQYFGLTFWECLPLAALAAALFGFLLGFPVLRLRGDYLAIVTLGFGEIIRLLANNLTSLTGGPDGISGIPKPTVFGFEMARSASVEGAKTFHELLGLEYSGEHMVIFLYLLALVLVCFTLFVTSRLIRMPMGRAWEALRDDEIACRSLGLNPTRIKLSAFTLGASFAGLGGAFFAARQGLVNPESFTFIESALILAIVVLGGMGSQLGVILAAILLTVLPEVARGFAEYRMLIFGLVMVLMMIWRPQGLLPASRPHVELPQ
- the livG gene encoding high-affinity branched-chain amino acid ABC transporter ATP-binding protein LivG encodes the protein MTAQSDMLKVTGLQMRFGGLLAVDGIDFDVRRDEVFAIIGPNGAGKTTVFNCVGGFYRPTAGDIVLDGQPIAGLSSHQIARRGLVRTFQNIRLFRSLTVVENLLVAQHRQVKSGLLHGLFATPAYRRAEREALERAALWLERMNLTAVANRPAGTLSYGHQRRLEIARCMITEPRLLLLDEPAAGLNPQEKVELQHLIDRLRREFGVAVLLIEHDMSLVMGVSDRILVMEHGRPIVIGAPEAVRNDPRVIKAYLGEE
- the livH gene encoding high-affinity branched-chain amino acid ABC transporter permease LivH, whose protein sequence is MTDFFPQFAQQLVNGLTLGAIYALIAIGYSMVYGIIGMINFAHGEIYMIGAYVGLVTLTAIGVSAGYPLPLVLGAALIVSVLVTGLYGFAIERVAYRPLRGGPRLVPLISAIGMSIFLQNYVQIGQGARDVSVPVLISGAFDIHLGGDFDVTVPYSRLLIVCVTIVLMIALTLFIAHSRMGRACRACAEDMRMANLLGIDTNRVISFTFVLGAMLAAVGGVLIGLTIGKLNPYIGFVAGIKAFTAAVLGGIGSIPGAMLGGVLLGLAETFASGYMPAEYKDVVAFGLLVLILLFRPTGLLGKSDIEKV